In the genome of Asterias amurensis chromosome 16, ASM3211899v1, one region contains:
- the LOC139949049 gene encoding uncharacterized protein: MREQCKLINSKLSQFVKHLMTVLSAILFTYYTVHVLDLPVDFYLWSRPEFTTRIFTRSDQDSLLVSSTPIKKTTAKRLFGPMEKGMSLDHADINSERFPQVKEMVSTSQAQTAAL; encoded by the exons ATGCGAGAGCAGTGTAAACTCATTAACTCAAAACTGTCCCAGTTTGTCAAACATCTGATGACAGTCCTGTCCGCGATCTTGTTTACTTACTACACTGTTCATGTTCTAGATCTACCAGTAGACTTCTACTTGTGGTCAAGACCAGAGTTTACGACTAGAATATTCACCAGAAG tGATCAAGATAGTCTACTGGTGTCATCAACGCCAATAAAGAAAACCACAGCAAAGAGACTGTTTGGACCCATGGAGAAAGGAATGTCACTAGACCATGCAGACATTAACTCAGAACG GTTTCCACAGGTAAAAGAAATGGTCAGCACATCCCAAGCCCAAACCGCAGCCCTATAG
- the LOC139948836 gene encoding chondroitin sulfate synthase 2-like yields MAIMKSKSRTVIYVAVGVMVGALLSLICVPPGSDCGLDSNIHAGTKRKTNAIIDYGTDENGNQLNDKDFEPVLMTANNPLVKKDIDRQSLIRSRYISSELQIKEKLFVGVMVSREEIDLDSTTVGLNKTLSHYVNKLVFFAKTNPEPAPSGMTIVAFPGEQVNVRMFQIWKYIYEHYGNEYDWFLLIQDNTYIYGEVFMEFLGHMSVGRDLYMGSPVHESEMDVTFCSREAGYMLSRNLLKKVGPYWEDCMRKSWNNVPDLEFGRCVQDHSDVRCSSVYEESTFYAYDFEDKVLSNKEKQDSEFHRAMSIYHVMDSRTMYKLHKYFSEQALSRTLGKISELQNVIEEISVYAPGGKSKLAWPIGSKSTFKPTSQYDVIGWEYFTMTHVFGLDDPNSKSPLIGANKQDIDEILTTTMSRLNEIYGNIFMLGRLVNGYRRFEPLRGMEYTLDMELKLHGDKKEVQKRVHLLRPLNKVEIVSMPYVTEYTQVTIILPVVSGSQEQVRIFLDTYARICLETRDKSAVMLIFIYTPAEALSMVKEDIYSVNKGYISYLERKYPGSHLSWISVKTSLPSPIAIMDVVSKKFASDTLFLLTNANMEIAAEFLNRVRMNTISGWQVFFPIPFSQYDPKIIYKELPNPNRIDITKAIGHFDTYLFEHASFYNSDYMSARKNWDERHPGSETEHIQSDLDLFEMFLHTKLNTFRAVDPALKLHYRQRICQPSLKEDQYQRCLEGRAEGLASRSQLAMLVFEQQQKQPGLKGPA; encoded by the exons ATGGCCATAATGAAAAGCAAATCTCGCACGGTGATTTATGTTGCTGTTGGTGTAATGGTTGGAGCATTGCTCAGTTTGATCTGCGTTCCACCTGGCAGTGATTGCGGACTGGATAGTAACATTCACGCGGGGACCAAGCGAAAAACCAATGCAATCATAGATTACGGCACGGATGAAAACGGGAACCAACTAAATGACAAGGACTTTGAACCGGTTTTGATGACGGCAAATAATCCACTGGTGAAGAAGGACATTGATCGACAAAGCCTGATCCGATCGCGTTACATCTCCTCGGAACTTCAAATTAAAGAGAAACTATTTGTGGGCGTAATGGTCTCACGTGAAGAGATCGATTTAGATTCCACCACTGTTGGGCTAAACAAGACGCTCAGCCATTATGTCAATAAATTAGTGTTTTTTGCGAAGACGAACCCTGAGCCAGCCCCAAGCGGAATGACGATTGTCGCATTTCCAGGGGAACAGGTCAATGTGAGGATGTTCCAAATATGGAAGTACATCTACGAACACTACGGCAACGAATACGACTGGTTTCTTTTGATTCAAGACAACACGTATATTTACGGAGAGGTCTTTATGGAGTTTCTCGGGCACATGAGCGTGGGGCGTGATTTGTACATGGGAAGTCCGGTGCATGAGTCTGAGATGGATGTGACATTCTGTAGCAGAGAGGCAG GGTACATGTTGTCAAGAAACCTGCTGAAGAAAGTCGGACCATACTGGGAGGATTGCATGCGCAAGTCGTGGAACAATGTACCGGACTTGGAGTTTGGACGATGCGTTCAGGACCACTCGGATGTACGCTGCTCTTCCGTTTATGAG GAATCAACGTTTTATGCCTACGATTTTGAAGACAAAGTTCTGTCAAACAAGGAGAAGCAGGACAGCGAATTCCATAGGGCTATGTCTATTTACCACGTGATGGACTCTCGTACAATGTATAAACTTCATAAATATTTTTCAGAGCAGGCACTAAGTCGCACTCTGGGTAAGATTTCTGAACTTCAGAATGTCATCGAGGAAATCAGTGTGTATGCGCCTGGCGGCAAGTCTAAATTAGCCTGGCCAATCGGATCAAAGAGCACCTTCAAACCCACATCACAGTACGACGTGATTGGTTGGGAGTACTTCACGATGACACATGTGTTTGGATTGGACGACCCAAACTCTAAGTCTCCTCTGATTGGTGCAAATAAACAAGACATTGACGAGATTCTCACGACGACAATGTCACGCTTGAACGAGATCTACGGAAATATTTTCATGCTCGGACGACTTGTGAATGGATATCGAAGATTTGAACCACTAAGAGGTATGGAGTACACCTTGGACATGGAATTGAAACTTCACGGCGACAAAAAGGAAGTTCAGAAAAGGGTCCACTTACTTCGACCTCTCAATAAAGTTGAGATAGTTTCAATGCCCTATGTCACCGAGTACACCCAAGTGACGATCATTTTACCAGTGGTTTCTGGCAGTCAAGAGCAAGTCCGCATCTTCCTAGACACCTACGCGAGGATTTGTCTGGAGACACGCGACAAGTCTGCTGTTATGCTGATCTTCATTTACACCCCTGCTGAGGCTTTGTCGATGGTAAAGGAGGATATTTACAGCGTCAACAAAGGGTATATATCCTACTTGGAGCGCAAGTACCCTGGCTCTCACCTGTCGTGGATCAGCGTCAAAACTAGCCTTCCTTCGCCCATCGCAATCATGGATGTTGTCTCAAAGAAGTTTGCTTCAGATACCCTCTTCCTCCTGACCAATGCTAATATGGAGATTGCCGCTGAGTTCCTCAACAGAGTTCGCATGAACACTATATCTGGTTGGCAGGTCTTCTTCCCGATTCCGTTCTCCCAGTACGACCCCAAGATCATCTACAAGGAGTTGCCGAACCCCAACCGTATCGACATAACCAAAGCCATCGGGCATTTCGACACGTATCTCTTCGAGCATGCTAGCTTCTACAACTCGGACTACATGAGCGCCAGGAAGAATTGGGACGAGAGACATCCAGGTAGTGAGACTGAACACATCCAGTCAGACCTAGACCTCTTTGAGATGTTTCTGCACACCAAACTGAACACCTTCCGGGCCGTAGACCCAGCTCTTAAGCTTCACTATCGTCAACGAATCTGCCAACCCTCTCTGAAAGAAGATCAGTATCAACGATGCTTAGAAGGAAGAGCTGAAGGTCTAGCGTCGAGATCACAGCTGGCAATGCTGGTGTTTGAGCAACAGCAAAAACAGCCAGGATTAAAGGGTCCTGCGTAG
- the LOC139948998 gene encoding 26S proteasome regulatory subunit 8 isoform X2, whose amino-acid sequence MEVDTGAKGDGPKGDGIRKYYLTKIDELQMVVTEKGQNLRRLEAQRNELNAKVRMLREELQLLQEQGSHVGEVVKAMDKKKVLVKVHPEGKFVVDIDKAIDINDVQPNCRVALRNDSHTLHKILPNKVDPLVSLMMVEKVPDSTYEMVGGLDKQIKEIKEVIELPVKHPELFDALGIAQPKGVLLYGPPGTGKTLLARAVAHHTECTFIRVSGSELVQKFIGEGSRMVRELFVMAREHAPSIIFMDEIDSIGSTRIEGSSGGDSEVQRTMLELLNQLDGFEATKNIKVIMATNRIDILDSALLRPGRIDRKIEFPPPNEEARLDILKIHSRKMNLTRGINLRKIAELMPGASGAEVKGVCTEAGMYALRERRVHVTQEDFEMAVAKVMQKDSEKNMSIKKFWK is encoded by the exons aTGGAGGTTGACACCGGAGCCAAAGGAGATGGACCGAAAGGAGATGGAATCAGAAAATACTACTTGACAAAAATAGATGAACTTCAG ATGGTTGTAACAGAAAAAGGGCAGAACCTGCGGAGATTAGAAGCCCAACGTAATGAATTAAATGCAAAAG tgCGGATGTTGCGGGAGGAGTTACAACTTCTTCAGGAGCAAGGATCCCACGTGGGAGAGGTAGTCAAAGCCATGGACAAGAAGAAAGTTCTAGTAAAG GTTCACCCAGAGGGTAAATTTGTTGTTGATATTGACAAAGCTATTGATATAAATGATGTTCAGCCAAACTGCAGAGTAGCACTCCGTAATGACAGTCACACACTTCACAAAattctaccaaacaag GTTGATCCATTAGTCAGTCTAATGATGGTAGAGAAGGTACCAGACTCTACCTACGAGATGGTCGGAGGTCTGGACAAACAGATCAAGGAAATCAAAGAGGTCATTGAACTTCCTGTCAAGCACCCAGAGCTTTTTGACGCTCTCggcattgcacaaccaaaa GGTGTTTTGCTGTATGGGCCTCCTGGTACGGGTAAAACTCTACTAGCTCGGGCAGTGGCTCACCACACGGAGTGTACATTCATCCGCGTCTCTGGTTCGGAACTGGTGCAGAAATTCATTGGTGAAGGCTCCAGGATGGTCAGAGAGCTCTTCGTCATGGCAAG AGAGCATGCCCCGTCCATCATCTTCATGGATGAGATTGACTCCATTGGGTCGACCCGTATCGAGGGTAGCTCGGGTGGAGACAGCGAAGTTCAACGTACTATGTTGGAGCTGCTCAACCAGCTGGATGGATTTGAAGCTACCAAGAATATCAAG GTCATTATGGCAACCAACCGAATAGACATCCTTGACTCCGCCCTCCTCCGCCCCGGCCGCATCGACAGGAAGATTGAATTCCCGCCACCCAACGAGGAAGCTCGTCTTGACATCCTCAAGATCCACTCCAGGAAGATGAACCTGACTCGAGGTATCAACCTGAGGAAGATTGCCGAGCTCATGCCTGGTGCATCAGGGGCTGAAGTCAAG GGCGTTTGCACAGAAGCCGGTATGTATGCACTCCGAGAAAGACGAGTTCACGTGACGCAAGAAGATTTTGAAATGGCTGTAGCTAAG GTGATGCAGAAAGATTCCGAGAAGAACATGTCCATCAAGAAATTCTGGAAGTAG
- the LOC139948883 gene encoding transmembrane ascorbate-dependent reductase CYB561-like, translating to MASLFWPLVVISQLFGITMMAVMVIWLQHHVGGFTWGGTGGYHPLLLTTALVFLFGEALLSFRTFSRCRLPYLGQKAIHATVHTVIIILVIVGLRAATIAKDGEKEHAHNYSMHSWLGILTVVLFCAQFIAGCVYYGAERFLREDHPLRAHYPQIHVFFGIFMLALSIGSCLTGLNELAIYQILGYSKGVVSGAIGNVYGLLMVFFGGTIVFITTRPEFKTETLQTVTSDSRDQTGYQEALPGVQVVSDDGLKMELRDSD from the exons ATGGCTTCTTTATTTTGGCCCCTCGTTGTTATCTCCCAATTATTTGGTATCACCATGATGGCTGTTATGGTTATATGGCTGCAGCATCACGTCGGTGGTTTTACATGGGGCGGTACCGGTGGATACCACCCGTTACTTCTCACCACAGCTTTGGTGTTCCTGTTTGGAGAAG CTCTTTTGTCGTTTCGGACCTTCAGTCGATGTCGGCTCCCATACCTGGGCCAGAAAGCCATCCACGCCACGGTTCACACAGTGATTATCATTCTTGTAATTGTCGGTCTGCGAGCTGCGACCATTGCCAAGGATGGGGAAAAGGAACACGCACATAATTACTCCATGCACAGCTGGCTTGGAATTCTTACTGTCGTTTTGTTTTGTGCTCAG TTTATTGCGGGTTGTGTTTATTATGGTGCCGAGCGATTCCTTCGTGAGGACCATCCACTGAGGGCGCACTACCCTCAAATCCACGTTTTCTTTGGAATCTTCATGCTGGCCCTGTCCATAGGCTCTTGTCTTACAGGGTTGAATGAACTTGCTATTTATCAGAT ATTGGGATATTCCAAAGGAGTTGTGTCCGGTGCTATCGGCAACGTATACGGTCTACTGATGGTTTTCTTTGGTGGTACCATTGTCTTCATTACAACCCGACCAGAGTTCAAGACGGAAACATTGCAAACTGTGACCTCAGACTCACGTGATCAGACCGGGTACCAGGAAGCCTTGCCTGGTGTACAAGTAGTCAGTGATGATGGGCTCAAGATGGAACTGAGGGATTCTGATTGA
- the LOC139948998 gene encoding 26S proteasome regulatory subunit 8 isoform X1 translates to MATTDMEVDTGAKGDGPKGDGIRKYYLTKIDELQMVVTEKGQNLRRLEAQRNELNAKVRMLREELQLLQEQGSHVGEVVKAMDKKKVLVKVHPEGKFVVDIDKAIDINDVQPNCRVALRNDSHTLHKILPNKVDPLVSLMMVEKVPDSTYEMVGGLDKQIKEIKEVIELPVKHPELFDALGIAQPKGVLLYGPPGTGKTLLARAVAHHTECTFIRVSGSELVQKFIGEGSRMVRELFVMAREHAPSIIFMDEIDSIGSTRIEGSSGGDSEVQRTMLELLNQLDGFEATKNIKVIMATNRIDILDSALLRPGRIDRKIEFPPPNEEARLDILKIHSRKMNLTRGINLRKIAELMPGASGAEVKGVCTEAGMYALRERRVHVTQEDFEMAVAKVMQKDSEKNMSIKKFWK, encoded by the exons ATGGCGACCACAGAC aTGGAGGTTGACACCGGAGCCAAAGGAGATGGACCGAAAGGAGATGGAATCAGAAAATACTACTTGACAAAAATAGATGAACTTCAG ATGGTTGTAACAGAAAAAGGGCAGAACCTGCGGAGATTAGAAGCCCAACGTAATGAATTAAATGCAAAAG tgCGGATGTTGCGGGAGGAGTTACAACTTCTTCAGGAGCAAGGATCCCACGTGGGAGAGGTAGTCAAAGCCATGGACAAGAAGAAAGTTCTAGTAAAG GTTCACCCAGAGGGTAAATTTGTTGTTGATATTGACAAAGCTATTGATATAAATGATGTTCAGCCAAACTGCAGAGTAGCACTCCGTAATGACAGTCACACACTTCACAAAattctaccaaacaag GTTGATCCATTAGTCAGTCTAATGATGGTAGAGAAGGTACCAGACTCTACCTACGAGATGGTCGGAGGTCTGGACAAACAGATCAAGGAAATCAAAGAGGTCATTGAACTTCCTGTCAAGCACCCAGAGCTTTTTGACGCTCTCggcattgcacaaccaaaa GGTGTTTTGCTGTATGGGCCTCCTGGTACGGGTAAAACTCTACTAGCTCGGGCAGTGGCTCACCACACGGAGTGTACATTCATCCGCGTCTCTGGTTCGGAACTGGTGCAGAAATTCATTGGTGAAGGCTCCAGGATGGTCAGAGAGCTCTTCGTCATGGCAAG AGAGCATGCCCCGTCCATCATCTTCATGGATGAGATTGACTCCATTGGGTCGACCCGTATCGAGGGTAGCTCGGGTGGAGACAGCGAAGTTCAACGTACTATGTTGGAGCTGCTCAACCAGCTGGATGGATTTGAAGCTACCAAGAATATCAAG GTCATTATGGCAACCAACCGAATAGACATCCTTGACTCCGCCCTCCTCCGCCCCGGCCGCATCGACAGGAAGATTGAATTCCCGCCACCCAACGAGGAAGCTCGTCTTGACATCCTCAAGATCCACTCCAGGAAGATGAACCTGACTCGAGGTATCAACCTGAGGAAGATTGCCGAGCTCATGCCTGGTGCATCAGGGGCTGAAGTCAAG GGCGTTTGCACAGAAGCCGGTATGTATGCACTCCGAGAAAGACGAGTTCACGTGACGCAAGAAGATTTTGAAATGGCTGTAGCTAAG GTGATGCAGAAAGATTCCGAGAAGAACATGTCCATCAAGAAATTCTGGAAGTAG